The Fortiea contorta PCC 7126 genome has a segment encoding these proteins:
- the gltX gene encoding glutamate--tRNA ligase, with amino-acid sequence MTVRVRIAPSPTGNLHIGTARTAVFNWLFARRHGGKFIVRIEDTDLERSRPEYTENILEGLRWLGLNWDEGPFFQSQRLHMYTAAVEQLLEKELAYRCYTTAEELEALREAQKAKGEAPRYDNRHRHLTPEQRAAFEAEGRSYVIRFKIEDEREIIWDDLVRGAMSWRGSDLGGDMVIARASEAGVGQPLYNFVVVVDDIDMEISHVIRGEDHIANTAKQILLYEALGAKTPEFAHTPLILNMDGRKLSKRDGVTSISDFKQLGFTSEGLVNYMTLLGWSAPDSTQEIFTLETAAKEFSFERVNKAGAKFDWAKLDWLNSQYIHGMAVDKLTDLLIPYWQEAGYKFESGRQRPWLEQLVNLISASLTRLKDAVEQSQIFFTETVEFSEEASKQLQQEGSAAALQGIIAALEQQPQISADSAQEIIKQVVKGQNVKKGLVMRSLRAALTGDVHGPDLIQSWLLLHQIGLDQPRLTRAIALSN; translated from the coding sequence AACTGGGAATCTACATATTGGTACAGCCAGAACGGCCGTATTCAATTGGTTATTTGCTCGCCGTCATGGCGGTAAATTTATAGTGCGAATTGAAGACACAGACCTAGAGCGATCGCGCCCCGAATACACCGAAAATATTTTGGAAGGACTGCGCTGGTTAGGGCTGAACTGGGACGAAGGCCCGTTTTTCCAGTCCCAACGCCTACATATGTACACAGCAGCAGTAGAACAACTCCTAGAAAAAGAATTAGCCTATCGCTGTTACACCACTGCAGAAGAATTAGAAGCCCTGCGAGAAGCCCAAAAAGCCAAAGGAGAAGCCCCGCGATACGATAATCGCCATCGCCACCTCACCCCAGAACAAAGAGCCGCTTTTGAAGCCGAAGGTCGCAGTTATGTGATTCGTTTCAAAATTGAAGATGAACGGGAAATTATTTGGGATGATTTAGTCCGGGGTGCAATGTCTTGGCGTGGTAGCGATTTGGGCGGTGATATGGTTATTGCCCGCGCTTCGGAAGCAGGTGTCGGTCAGCCGTTATATAATTTTGTGGTTGTGGTTGATGACATCGACATGGAAATTAGCCATGTCATTCGCGGAGAAGACCACATTGCTAACACTGCCAAACAAATTCTGTTATATGAAGCCTTGGGAGCCAAAACACCAGAATTTGCCCACACACCTTTGATTTTGAACATGGATGGGCGTAAGCTTTCTAAACGAGACGGTGTGACTTCGATCTCAGACTTTAAACAGTTGGGATTCACTTCTGAAGGCTTGGTGAATTATATGACCTTGCTTGGTTGGTCTGCACCAGATTCAACTCAAGAAATATTCACCTTAGAAACAGCCGCAAAAGAATTTAGTTTTGAGCGCGTTAATAAAGCAGGCGCTAAGTTCGACTGGGCAAAACTGGATTGGTTAAATAGCCAGTATATTCACGGTATGGCAGTAGATAAACTGACAGATTTACTAATTCCCTACTGGCAAGAAGCCGGGTATAAATTCGAGAGCGGACGTCAACGCCCCTGGTTAGAGCAATTAGTAAATCTGATTAGCGCCAGTTTGACAAGACTGAAAGATGCTGTAGAGCAGAGCCAAATATTTTTCACTGAGACAGTGGAATTTAGTGAAGAAGCTAGTAAACAGTTACAGCAAGAAGGTTCTGCTGCTGCTTTACAGGGAATTATCGCCGCCTTAGAACAGCAACCACAAATATCAGCAGATAGCGCCCAAGAGATAATTAAACAAGTGGTCAAAGGACAAAATGTGAAGAAAGGGCTAGTAATGCGATCGCTCAGAGCCGCCTTAACAGGAGATGTACATGGCCCAGACTTGATCCAATCGTGGTTACTGCTGCATCAAATAGGTTTAGATCAACCACGGTTAACTAGAGCGATCGCACTTAGCAATTAG